From Bacteroidota bacterium, the proteins below share one genomic window:
- the lpxD gene encoding UDP-3-O-(3-hydroxymyristoyl)glucosamine N-acyltransferase — MEFTAKQICELLNGTLEGDPGIKVNQLSKIEEGVPGSLTFLANPKYESFLYTTKASLAIVNQDFRPVQPVIPALLRVPDAYQAFVKLLEIYNQLQRDKKGIEQPSFLAPTASIGEGCYVGAFAYVGNNARIGKNVKIYPQVYIGDNVVIGDNTTLFAGARVYSDCVIGKDCTLHTGVVVGADGFGFTPNRENQYQKVAQIGNVIIEDHVEIGANSTVDRATLGSTIIRKGAKLDNLIQIAHNVEIGENTVIAAQTGVAGSTKIGRDCMIGGQVGIVGHITIADQVKIAAQSGIGSSIVTPGEIVQGSPAFNIGDYKRTYVVFRKLPQLERRIQELEQMLVDLKQLMG, encoded by the coding sequence ATGGAATTTACCGCAAAACAGATCTGTGAGTTGCTGAACGGGACGCTGGAAGGTGATCCCGGCATCAAGGTAAATCAGCTGAGCAAGATCGAGGAAGGTGTTCCGGGTTCTCTTACTTTTTTAGCTAACCCGAAGTACGAATCCTTCCTCTACACCACGAAGGCTTCACTGGCGATCGTCAATCAGGATTTTCGACCCGTACAACCGGTTATCCCTGCCCTTTTGCGCGTACCGGATGCCTACCAGGCATTTGTCAAATTGCTGGAGATCTACAATCAGCTCCAACGCGATAAGAAAGGCATCGAACAACCTTCGTTCCTTGCACCAACCGCATCGATCGGTGAAGGATGTTATGTCGGTGCATTCGCCTATGTGGGGAACAATGCCCGTATTGGAAAGAACGTCAAGATTTATCCGCAGGTCTACATCGGTGATAATGTGGTAATCGGCGACAATACCACCCTTTTTGCCGGTGCCCGTGTCTATTCCGACTGTGTAATCGGGAAGGATTGTACGTTGCATACAGGAGTGGTCGTAGGAGCCGATGGTTTCGGATTTACACCGAACCGGGAAAACCAATACCAGAAAGTTGCCCAGATCGGCAATGTGATCATCGAAGACCACGTGGAGATCGGGGCTAACAGTACGGTCGATCGTGCGACCCTGGGATCAACGATCATCCGCAAGGGCGCAAAGTTGGATAACCTTATTCAGATCGCCCACAATGTGGAGATAGGAGAGAATACTGTTATTGCTGCACAAACCGGAGTTGCCGGGTCAACCAAGATTGGACGCGATTGTATGATCGGTGGCCAGGTTGGAATCGTTGGACATATCACAATCGCGGATCAGGTCAAGATCGCTGCCCAGTCGGGTATCGGTTCCAGTATCGTAACCCCGGGTGAGATTGTTCAGGGTTCTCCCGCTTTTAACATCGGCGACTACAAGCGAACCTATGTGGTCTTCCGAAAGCTTCCTCAGTTGGAACGCAGGATCCAGGAGTTGGAGCAAATGCTGGTGGATCTAAAACAGCTGATGGGTTAA
- a CDS encoding pyridoxal phosphate-dependent aminotransferase — protein MPKISTKGASMPPSPIRKLVPFAEQAKKAGRTVYHLNIGQPDIETPDSMLDAIHHFAPKVVEYSHSAGIESYRKKLTTYYKRYQIELDYTDILITTGGSEAIEIAMMSCLDEGDEIIIPEPFYANYNGFSTQAHVKVVPIRSTIESGFALPPVAEFEKLISPKTRAIMICNPNNPTGYLYSKEELESLRDIVQKHDLWLFSDEVYREFCYDGKQYTSVMHLKGIEQNVVMLDSISKRYSACGARIGALITRNKDLQATALRFAQARLSPPTFGQVAAEAAIDTPDEYFTKVKKEYVARRDFVVSALNQMDGVYCPKPSGAFYCIARLPIDNADKFCQWLLESFSWQNQTVMLAPATGFYSRPDLGTDEVRIAYVLNLDSLKNAMKCLEEALRVYPGRVEKKMAAGNLA, from the coding sequence ATGCCGAAGATCTCAACGAAAGGCGCATCCATGCCGCCTTCTCCTATCCGGAAACTGGTACCCTTTGCTGAACAAGCTAAAAAAGCAGGGCGCACCGTCTATCATCTAAACATCGGTCAACCGGACATCGAGACGCCGGATTCCATGTTGGATGCCATTCATCATTTCGCGCCGAAAGTCGTCGAATACAGCCACTCTGCCGGCATTGAGTCCTACCGGAAGAAACTCACTACCTACTACAAGCGGTACCAGATTGAACTCGACTACACCGACATCCTGATCACCACCGGAGGTTCGGAGGCCATCGAGATCGCCATGATGAGCTGTCTCGACGAAGGCGATGAGATCATCATTCCGGAACCCTTCTATGCCAACTACAACGGATTTTCCACCCAGGCACATGTCAAGGTAGTACCCATCCGTTCAACCATCGAAAGCGGCTTCGCCCTTCCTCCAGTTGCCGAGTTCGAGAAACTGATCAGCCCGAAAACACGGGCAATCATGATCTGCAATCCGAACAATCCGACCGGGTACCTCTACTCGAAGGAAGAACTCGAATCGCTACGGGACATCGTGCAAAAGCACGACCTCTGGCTGTTCTCCGATGAGGTCTACCGTGAATTCTGTTACGACGGCAAACAATACACATCCGTCATGCACCTGAAAGGCATCGAGCAGAACGTGGTCATGCTTGATTCCATTTCGAAACGCTACAGCGCCTGTGGTGCCAGAATCGGAGCCCTGATCACCCGCAACAAGGACCTTCAGGCTACCGCCCTTCGGTTCGCCCAGGCACGTCTCAGTCCTCCTACATTTGGACAAGTGGCTGCCGAGGCGGCAATTGACACACCGGACGAATATTTTACCAAAGTCAAAAAGGAATACGTTGCCCGACGGGATTTTGTAGTCAGCGCGCTCAACCAGATGGACGGCGTATACTGCCCCAAACCGAGTGGAGCATTTTACTGCATCGCACGTCTTCCTATCGACAACGCAGACAAGTTTTGTCAATGGTTACTGGAATCATTTTCCTGGCAGAATCAGACCGTTATGCTGGCGCCTGCCACCGGCTTCTACTCTCGTCCCGATTTGGGTACAGACGAAGTTCGTATCGCTTACGTACTCAATCTGGACTCACTGAAGAATGCCATGAAATGCCTCGAAGAAGCATTACGTGTTTACCCCGGCCGCGTAGAAAAGAAGATGGCAGCGGGCAACCTGGCCTGA
- a CDS encoding DUF1573 domain-containing protein, producing MKKAILAVSMFLFVAAAQAQTPAAPASSAAAVDNKNAADFKFDVEEYNFGSIKQGDKVTYDFNFVNTGKDPLIITEAHGSCGCTVPSYPKEPIAKSAKGTIHVEFNSTGKMGMQDKTITITSNAKSGQKVLHLKGNVEAPEKPAETK from the coding sequence ATGAAAAAAGCGATCCTGGCAGTCAGCATGTTCCTGTTCGTGGCGGCTGCTCAAGCACAAACTCCGGCAGCTCCGGCATCTTCGGCTGCAGCTGTCGACAACAAGAACGCGGCTGACTTCAAATTCGACGTGGAAGAGTACAACTTCGGCTCCATCAAGCAAGGAGATAAGGTTACCTACGACTTCAACTTCGTCAATACCGGTAAGGATCCTTTGATCATCACCGAAGCGCACGGCTCCTGTGGTTGCACCGTACCTTCTTATCCGAAAGAGCCGATCGCAAAAAGCGCGAAAGGAACCATCCATGTCGAGTTCAACTCGACCGGCAAAATGGGTATGCAAGACAAGACCATTACCATCACCTCCAATGCCAAAAGCGGACAAAAGGTGTTGCACCTTAAAGGAAACGTCGAAGCACCGGAAAAACCGGCTGAGACCAAGTAA
- a CDS encoding bifunctional UDP-3-O-[3-hydroxymyristoyl] N-acetylglucosamine deacetylase/3-hydroxyacyl-ACP dehydratase, which produces MPENQIIAEATPKTAVAKPAAGVPVFQTTIKDSITISGVGLHTGASVNLTFRPAPEHHGYKFCRVDLPGKPVIDADVDFVGDTERGTTLVKDGARVSTIEHVLAALVGMEIDNALMEVDGPEIPILDGSSLPFIELLERVGIVEQSAERKYFVLQENLTYEDPSRKTEMLAVPSDEYRITVMVDYNSDLLGTQHASLYNVREFKSEIAGCRTFVFLHELEMLLQHNLIKGGDINNAIVVVDKPIPQEKLDYLAGVFHKQNVKAERGFLDNVKLRYINEPARHKLLDIVGDLALVGAPIKGHILAARPGHVANVAFARQIKEIMKRERFKERPPKYDPNVPPMFDVNGIMKFLPHRAPFLFIDKILELSDRHVVGVKSVTMNEWFFPGHFPGAPVMPGVIQIEAMAQVGGILVLNTVPDPENYLTYFIKIDNTKFRDMVVPGDTLLFHLELISPIRRGICHMRGKAFVGDKVVMESEMMAQIVRRDKKK; this is translated from the coding sequence ATGCCTGAAAATCAGATTATTGCAGAGGCTACGCCGAAGACTGCAGTAGCCAAGCCTGCTGCGGGTGTTCCGGTTTTTCAAACGACGATCAAAGACTCCATTACCATTTCCGGAGTGGGATTGCATACGGGTGCAAGCGTCAACCTGACATTTCGCCCGGCTCCGGAGCATCATGGCTACAAGTTCTGTCGTGTTGATCTTCCCGGGAAACCGGTCATCGATGCGGATGTCGATTTTGTCGGGGATACCGAACGCGGGACCACGCTCGTCAAGGACGGGGCCCGGGTCAGTACGATCGAACACGTGCTTGCAGCGCTGGTGGGAATGGAGATCGATAACGCTCTCATGGAAGTTGACGGGCCGGAGATTCCGATCCTGGACGGAAGTTCGCTCCCGTTCATCGAACTGCTGGAGCGGGTCGGTATTGTGGAGCAGTCGGCCGAACGGAAGTACTTTGTATTGCAGGAGAACCTGACCTACGAAGATCCTTCCCGCAAAACGGAGATGCTGGCTGTTCCGAGTGATGAGTATCGCATCACGGTGATGGTGGATTATAACAGTGATCTCCTCGGCACACAGCATGCTTCGCTTTATAATGTCCGCGAATTCAAGTCAGAGATCGCAGGATGCCGTACGTTTGTTTTTCTCCATGAGTTGGAGATGCTGCTGCAGCACAACCTGATCAAAGGCGGCGACATCAATAACGCGATCGTGGTGGTGGACAAGCCCATCCCGCAGGAGAAGCTTGATTATCTCGCCGGCGTCTTTCACAAGCAAAACGTAAAAGCCGAACGTGGTTTTCTGGATAACGTGAAATTGCGTTATATCAACGAACCGGCACGACATAAACTGTTGGATATTGTTGGTGACCTCGCGCTCGTCGGAGCACCGATCAAGGGACACATCCTGGCTGCACGTCCGGGGCACGTCGCGAACGTCGCCTTTGCCCGACAGATCAAGGAAATCATGAAGCGGGAGCGTTTCAAGGAGCGTCCGCCCAAGTATGACCCGAATGTCCCGCCGATGTTTGACGTGAACGGCATCATGAAATTCCTGCCTCACCGTGCGCCGTTCCTCTTCATCGACAAGATCCTTGAACTTTCCGACCGTCATGTAGTCGGGGTGAAGAGCGTTACGATGAACGAATGGTTCTTTCCCGGACATTTTCCCGGTGCGCCGGTCATGCCGGGCGTGATCCAGATCGAAGCGATGGCCCAGGTGGGAGGCATTTTAGTGCTGAATACGGTCCCGGATCCGGAGAACTACCTCACGTATTTCATCAAGATCGATAACACCAAGTTCCGCGATATGGTGGTGCCGGGTGATACGTTACTTTTTCACCTTGAATTGATCAGCCCGATCCGGCGCGGCATCTGTCATATGCGCGGAAAGGCCTTTGTCGGCGACAAAGTGGTGATGGAGTCTGAGATGATGGCGCAAATCGTGCGCCGAGACAAGAAAAAATGA
- a CDS encoding HD domain-containing protein, whose product MANQLKIVNDPIYGFIRLPSERVFLLIEHPYFQRLRRIRQLGMTHLVYPGALHTRFHHALGAMHLMGEAVEVLRSKGHLITPEEAEAVTIAILLHDIGHGPFSHALEDSIVPGIRHEELSSLFMDRLNRDFDGSLQLALTIFRDQYPKRFLHQLVSSQLDMDRLDYLSRDSFFTGVSEGVISHDRIIKMLEVQDDQLAIEEKGIYSIEKFIVARRLMYWQVYLHKTVVGAERLLISILKRAGELVRSGQHLFATPALDLFLRNSFTLDDFRERPDLLDAFAELDDSDITTAVKIWSKGPDYILRELCFRLVNRRLFKIVLRKDPFSESEIREISERIRDRFSVDERDMHYFLETGSIVNNAYNSSSDKINIILKDGTVKDIAEAADTLNIKELSTTVEKHYLLFPK is encoded by the coding sequence GTGGCCAACCAGTTAAAAATCGTCAATGACCCGATCTATGGATTCATTCGGCTCCCCAGTGAGCGGGTGTTCCTGTTGATCGAGCATCCATATTTCCAGCGGTTGCGCCGGATCCGGCAACTTGGCATGACGCACCTGGTTTATCCTGGCGCATTGCATACACGGTTCCATCATGCGCTGGGCGCCATGCACCTGATGGGAGAGGCTGTCGAGGTACTTCGGTCGAAGGGGCATCTCATTACGCCAGAGGAGGCGGAGGCTGTCACCATCGCGATACTGCTCCACGATATCGGGCACGGTCCGTTTTCACATGCGCTCGAAGACAGCATCGTTCCGGGGATCCGGCATGAGGAATTGTCCTCCTTGTTCATGGATCGCCTGAACCGGGATTTCGACGGATCGCTGCAATTGGCGCTTACCATTTTCAGAGATCAATATCCCAAACGATTTCTGCACCAATTGGTATCCAGTCAACTTGATATGGATCGCCTCGATTACCTGAGCAGGGATAGTTTTTTTACCGGTGTAAGCGAGGGGGTTATCAGCCATGACCGAATCATCAAGATGCTGGAAGTGCAAGACGACCAACTGGCCATTGAAGAGAAGGGCATCTACAGCATCGAAAAGTTCATCGTTGCCCGTCGGCTGATGTACTGGCAGGTTTATCTACACAAGACCGTAGTAGGAGCGGAAAGATTGCTGATCAGTATTCTGAAACGGGCAGGGGAATTGGTGCGCTCCGGGCAGCATTTGTTCGCCACACCCGCCTTGGATCTCTTTCTGCGAAATTCGTTTACGCTGGATGATTTCCGCGAACGTCCCGACTTGCTGGATGCTTTCGCGGAGTTGGATGACAGTGATATCACAACAGCTGTCAAGATCTGGAGCAAAGGCCCGGATTACATTCTGCGTGAATTGTGTTTCCGACTGGTCAACCGGCGACTGTTCAAGATCGTATTGAGAAAGGATCCATTCTCCGAGTCTGAAATCCGGGAAATCAGTGAACGGATCCGGGACCGGTTTTCAGTCGATGAGCGGGATATGCACTATTTTCTGGAGACCGGCAGCATCGTCAATAATGCCTATAATTCCAGCAGCGATAAGATCAATATCATCCTGAAGGACGGTACCGTGAAAGATATTGCGGAAGCGGCGGACACCCTGAATATTAAGGAACTCAGCACAACCGTGGAAAAGCATTACCTCTTGTTCCCGAAGTGA
- a CDS encoding T9SS type A sorting domain-containing protein: MKKNLLFSALLLLSGKALLGQCPNDNTAYLSGAAPTVVGNSVVAQQTWAGEFNRVTGMVAGNTYRISTCSTATFDSEITIYPANGGSPVGYDDDGCGVAGGPSSIDFVPAVTGDYDILLDQFQCQNNQIDMDVTITLIATGGGSSNPPDLTIPVVVHVVYNTAGQNISDAQIASQLEALNADYRKINSDLSLVPSVYRSLAADYKIEFCLADRDPSGAVTNGITRTQTSITEFGPDNLMKSAASGGHDPWNPQKYLNLWVCNLGGGLLGYAQFPADLATSPQTDGVVIGYTYFGTIGTATAPFNKGRTATHEVGHWLNLRHIWGDDVCGDDFVGDTPTQEASNAQCPSFPHVTCSNGPNGDMFMNFMDYVDDACMQLFTEGQKTRSWASINLTRSQLATSQGCSTVGIDEQVLTPVRIFPNPTAGVIRIDASALPGRRILIDLLDVTGRQLLPQVEVDGIEQSLDLSSFSNGLYLLRLSGGDGSTLVHRIALER; encoded by the coding sequence ATGAAGAAAAATCTACTGTTCAGCGCACTATTGCTTTTATCAGGCAAGGCGCTACTTGGTCAGTGCCCTAACGACAACACCGCTTACCTGAGTGGCGCTGCGCCCACGGTTGTGGGAAACTCGGTAGTTGCCCAGCAGACCTGGGCGGGTGAGTTCAACCGGGTCACCGGCATGGTAGCCGGGAACACCTACCGAATTTCCACCTGCAGCACCGCTACCTTCGATTCGGAGATCACTATTTACCCTGCCAATGGCGGGTCTCCGGTCGGCTACGACGACGACGGTTGTGGTGTTGCCGGCGGACCATCTTCCATCGATTTTGTGCCTGCGGTGACCGGTGACTATGACATCCTCCTCGATCAGTTTCAATGTCAGAATAATCAGATCGATATGGATGTGACGATCACGCTGATCGCTACCGGTGGTGGTAGTTCCAATCCTCCCGATTTGACCATTCCGGTTGTTGTCCATGTGGTTTACAACACCGCCGGTCAGAACATCAGCGATGCGCAGATCGCCTCTCAGTTAGAAGCCCTGAATGCCGATTACCGAAAGATCAATTCCGATCTCTCGTTGGTTCCTTCTGTGTACCGAAGCCTGGCAGCCGACTATAAGATCGAGTTCTGCCTCGCCGATCGTGATCCATCCGGCGCTGTTACAAACGGCATAACACGGACCCAGACGTCCATCACCGAGTTCGGGCCCGATAACCTGATGAAGTCCGCAGCATCGGGTGGCCATGACCCTTGGAATCCTCAGAAGTATCTGAATCTATGGGTTTGCAATCTCGGAGGTGGATTGTTGGGTTACGCCCAGTTCCCTGCCGATCTTGCTACCTCACCTCAGACCGATGGCGTGGTGATCGGGTACACCTATTTTGGAACGATCGGTACGGCAACTGCTCCATTCAATAAAGGACGTACCGCGACGCACGAAGTCGGCCATTGGCTGAATCTCCGGCATATCTGGGGTGATGATGTTTGTGGTGATGATTTTGTCGGCGATACGCCGACTCAGGAGGCTTCGAATGCGCAATGTCCTTCCTTCCCGCACGTGACGTGTTCAAATGGTCCCAATGGCGACATGTTCATGAATTTCATGGACTATGTGGACGACGCCTGTATGCAGCTATTTACCGAAGGGCAAAAAACCAGGTCCTGGGCCAGTATCAACCTGACCCGTTCCCAGTTGGCCACCTCTCAGGGGTGCAGTACCGTGGGCATAGACGAACAGGTGCTTACTCCCGTGCGGATCTTTCCGAACCCAACGGCTGGAGTTATTCGCATAGATGCATCCGCATTGCCGGGGCGTCGCATCCTGATCGATCTGCTGGACGTTACTGGTCGGCAATTGCTGCCGCAAGTCGAAGTGGATGGAATTGAACAATCGCTGGACCTCAGCTCCTTTTCGAATGGACTCTATCTGCTCCGTCTTTCCGGAGGGGATGGAAGTACGTTGGTGCATCGAATAGCACTGGAGCGATAA
- a CDS encoding DUF1343 domain-containing protein, translating into MLFRCLWLFILLTQVDATAGSPGRIVTDQDVTVGAARFDQYLDLLKRKKIAIVANPTSRVGNVHLVDTFLSLGVHIGCIFAPEHGYRGEAAAGEHVKGGKDRASGIPVISLYGKHNKPKQDDLKGIDLVVFDIQDVGARFYTYSSTLQNVMEACADFNKPLLVLDRPNPNGHYVDGPVLDTSFKSFVGQVPIPVVHGVTMGEYARMLQGEHWLRTKRTLKLTIIPVANYRHSDLYQLPVAPSPNLPNMTAVYLYPSLCFFEGTPVSVGRGTDAPFQVYGYPGFPESDFTFKPISIPGKATRPPFEDTLCSGRDLRRSFRLPESVPTRLELNYLIQCFASWKYRRPFFTPFFDKLAGNESLRQLIFSGWNEADIRKTWEADLQQYKSIRSKYLLYPD; encoded by the coding sequence ATGCTTTTCCGTTGCTTATGGTTATTTATTCTGCTGACGCAGGTCGATGCCACAGCTGGCAGTCCCGGACGGATAGTAACCGATCAGGATGTCACTGTCGGAGCCGCGCGCTTTGACCAGTACCTGGACCTGTTAAAAAGAAAGAAGATCGCCATAGTGGCGAACCCGACTTCGCGTGTCGGAAACGTTCACCTGGTTGACACGTTTCTTTCATTGGGTGTTCACATCGGTTGCATATTCGCACCCGAACATGGTTACCGGGGCGAGGCGGCCGCTGGAGAACATGTCAAAGGAGGGAAAGATCGTGCTTCCGGCATTCCCGTCATTTCCCTCTACGGGAAGCACAATAAACCAAAGCAGGATGATCTGAAGGGGATCGACCTTGTGGTATTCGATATCCAGGATGTCGGGGCCAGATTCTATACGTACAGCTCCACACTTCAGAATGTGATGGAAGCCTGCGCGGATTTCAATAAGCCGCTTCTCGTGCTGGACCGACCGAATCCGAACGGGCACTATGTCGACGGGCCGGTGTTGGATACTTCGTTCAAATCATTCGTCGGGCAAGTTCCGATTCCGGTCGTGCACGGCGTTACGATGGGGGAGTACGCCCGTATGTTGCAAGGTGAACATTGGCTCAGGACGAAGCGGACGTTGAAGTTGACGATCATTCCGGTGGCGAATTATCGTCATTCCGATCTGTACCAATTGCCCGTAGCCCCCTCACCGAATCTTCCGAATATGACGGCGGTGTATCTGTATCCTTCGCTTTGTTTCTTTGAAGGCACTCCCGTAAGTGTCGGCAGGGGTACGGATGCGCCGTTTCAGGTATACGGTTATCCCGGATTTCCGGAATCGGATTTTACATTCAAGCCAATATCCATACCCGGAAAAGCGACACGGCCTCCCTTCGAAGATACGCTTTGCTCCGGGAGGGATCTTCGACGATCGTTCAGGTTGCCGGAGAGTGTGCCGACCCGCTTGGAATTAAATTATTTGATCCAGTGTTTCGCTTCCTGGAAGTATCGACGTCCCTTTTTTACTCCATTCTTTGACAAACTGGCGGGTAATGAGAGCCTACGTCAGTTGATCTTCAGCGGCTGGAATGAAGCTGACATTCGGAAAACCTGGGAGGCGGACTTGCAGCAGTACAAATCCATCCGGAGTAAATACCTGCTATACCCTGATTGA
- a CDS encoding PglZ domain-containing protein, whose product MDKIRILWADDEIDLLKPHLLFLQEKGYDVTTVTNGEDALEAVRKSDFAIVFLDENMPGLSGLETLSRLKNIRADVPVIMITKSEEEHIMEQAIGSKIADYLIKPVNPNQILLALKKNLENKRLISEKTTSDYMQDFRQIGMSLSDKLNWQEWQEVYRKLVFWELELEKSSDQSMYEILTSQKNEANNLFSRFVERNYLQWLRTPDEQATPVLSHQLMKKRILPAVDASADPVFLILIDNLRYDQWKTIQPILADLYRVQDDELYCGILPTATQYARNAIFAGLMPSEIESRFPQWWKNDEDEGGKNMHEADFLGDTLKRFRKEYKFSYTKITNHNEGKELVESLSNKMQNKLNVIVYNFVDMLSHARTEMEMIRELADDEAAYRSLTKSWFEHSPLLEALRRLAEKKVRLIITTDHGTIRVKEPVKIVGDRSVNSNLRYKQGRNLNYDKKDVFEVKNPADAFLPRVNLSQAFVFTRGDQFFAYPNNYNYYVSFYRNTLQHGGISLEEMVIPFAVLTSKA is encoded by the coding sequence ATGGACAAGATCCGAATACTCTGGGCCGACGATGAAATCGACCTCCTGAAACCCCACCTCCTCTTCCTTCAGGAAAAAGGCTACGATGTTACCACAGTAACCAACGGCGAGGATGCATTGGAGGCGGTCAGGAAGAGCGATTTCGCGATCGTATTTCTGGATGAGAACATGCCCGGTCTGTCAGGCCTCGAAACCCTTTCCCGACTCAAGAACATCCGGGCGGACGTACCGGTAATCATGATCACGAAAAGCGAAGAAGAGCACATCATGGAACAGGCGATCGGCAGCAAGATCGCCGACTACCTGATCAAACCGGTCAATCCCAACCAGATCCTGCTTGCACTGAAGAAGAACCTGGAAAACAAACGGCTGATCAGCGAAAAGACCACCTCCGACTACATGCAGGACTTTCGCCAGATCGGTATGTCCTTGAGCGATAAACTGAATTGGCAGGAATGGCAGGAGGTCTACCGGAAACTCGTATTCTGGGAACTTGAGTTGGAAAAATCCTCGGATCAGAGCATGTACGAGATTCTGACCTCTCAGAAGAATGAAGCCAACAACCTTTTCTCCCGCTTCGTCGAGCGCAATTACCTGCAATGGTTACGTACGCCGGACGAGCAGGCTACGCCGGTGCTTTCGCACCAATTGATGAAGAAGCGGATCCTCCCTGCGGTGGACGCTTCGGCTGATCCGGTCTTCCTGATCCTGATCGACAACCTGCGGTACGATCAATGGAAAACGATACAACCGATCCTGGCGGATCTCTACCGCGTTCAGGACGACGAATTGTACTGCGGTATCCTGCCCACCGCCACCCAGTATGCCCGAAACGCCATCTTCGCCGGTTTGATGCCTTCAGAAATCGAGTCCCGGTTCCCACAATGGTGGAAGAACGACGAAGACGAGGGCGGCAAGAACATGCACGAAGCGGATTTCCTTGGCGACACACTGAAAAGATTCCGCAAAGAGTACAAGTTCTCGTATACCAAGATCACCAATCACAACGAAGGCAAGGAATTGGTCGAGTCGCTCTCCAATAAAATGCAGAATAAGCTGAATGTGATCGTCTACAATTTCGTTGATATGCTTTCGCACGCCCGTACGGAAATGGAGATGATCCGTGAGCTTGCAGACGACGAAGCAGCCTACCGGTCATTGACCAAATCCTGGTTTGAACACTCGCCACTGCTCGAAGCCTTACGCCGCCTTGCCGAGAAGAAGGTCCGGCTCATCATCACAACCGACCACGGAACGATCCGCGTGAAGGAACCGGTGAAGATCGTAGGTGACCGGAGCGTAAATTCAAACCTCCGTTACAAGCAGGGGCGCAACCTCAATTACGATAAGAAAGATGTCTTCGAAGTAAAAAACCCGGCCGATGCGTTTCTGCCGCGCGTTAACCTCTCCCAGGCATTCGTCTTTACACGGGGTGATCAGTTCTTTGCCTACCCGAACAACTACAATTACTACGTTTCCTTCTACCGGAACACCTTACAGCACGGAGGCATTTCGTTGGAGGAAATGGTGATCCCATTTGCTGTCCTGACTTCTAAGGCCTGA
- a CDS encoding DUF1573 domain-containing protein, with protein sequence MKKITAIFAFLLTLSTTSSFAQTEKKTLDNIGNASNQAEFTFEKDEYAFGTITQGQTVSYDFTFTNTGNEPLIITNAQASCGCTVPQWPKEPIMKGQSGTIKVTFNSTGKLGVQDRTVTITSNAKQNPMVLHLKGTVDKPVEQPAAQPTK encoded by the coding sequence ATGAAAAAGATCACCGCAATTTTTGCTTTCCTGCTGACATTGTCGACCACTTCCAGCTTCGCTCAAACCGAAAAGAAGACGCTCGACAACATCGGTAACGCATCCAATCAGGCCGAATTCACCTTTGAGAAGGACGAATACGCCTTTGGTACGATCACGCAGGGCCAAACCGTTTCCTACGATTTCACCTTCACCAACACCGGAAACGAACCCCTCATCATCACCAACGCCCAGGCATCCTGCGGCTGTACGGTTCCGCAGTGGCCGAAAGAACCGATCATGAAAGGACAGAGTGGCACGATCAAGGTCACGTTCAACTCGACCGGTAAGTTGGGAGTGCAGGATCGCACGGTAACCATCACCTCCAACGCGAAGCAAAATCCGATGGTGTTGCATTTGAAAGGCACCGTGGACAAACCGGTAGAACAACCGGCCGCACAACCAACGAAATAA
- a CDS encoding DUF1573 domain-containing protein, which yields MKKITTSLCIMFLLALTSQAQDAAPAPKADNPNAPEITFENETHDYGTIKQGADGNCEFKFKNTGKEPLIISNAKGSCGCTVPTYPKEPIMKGQTGVIKVHYDTKRVGAFTKTVTINSNGKTDTKVLTIKGVVEASEETSDQAMPFKKTGGMPLENSK from the coding sequence ATGAAAAAAATAACTACTTCGCTGTGCATCATGTTCTTACTGGCGCTGACCAGCCAGGCGCAGGATGCAGCTCCAGCCCCCAAAGCCGATAACCCTAACGCACCGGAAATCACGTTTGAAAATGAAACACACGATTACGGCACCATCAAACAGGGAGCGGACGGCAATTGTGAGTTCAAGTTCAAAAATACGGGCAAAGAACCTTTGATCATCTCCAACGCCAAGGGAAGTTGCGGCTGCACCGTACCTACCTACCCGAAAGAGCCGATCATGAAAGGACAAACCGGGGTGATCAAGGTTCATTACGACACCAAACGCGTCGGCGCCTTCACGAAAACGGTAACCATCAACTCGAACGGAAAAACGGATACCAAAGTCCTGACCATAAAAGGAGTTGTTGAAGCTTCTGAAGAAACTTCCGATCAGGCAATGCCGTTCAAGAAGACCGGCGGTATGCCGCTTGAAAACTCGAAATAA